A part of Gemmatimonas groenlandica genomic DNA contains:
- a CDS encoding autotransporter domain-containing protein, with translation MSKSSLRIGVTSVVLLSTPCLVEAQTCLGLADQRIVSQSLAGAAGASGELRRLVGQYTLSGEHVFGGLSGSYIATEQRTAPGAVVGAELGYTTALPGGFSVCPRAQLNWHSARGGMADFSTASLGLALGRAIPIVGAFSIVPSLQGGIANRSGGPIGTFNVTATTKLPPNNRTFGEMGVGLGFRFGDLLTVRPSYARPFGLGAGVNGGYDETYSLSISVGRKRR, from the coding sequence GTGTCGAAGTCTTCGCTTCGTATTGGTGTTACTTCGGTTGTCCTCCTCTCGACACCGTGCCTCGTGGAGGCGCAGACGTGCCTCGGCCTCGCCGATCAACGCATCGTTTCGCAGAGCCTTGCCGGGGCGGCTGGGGCCTCCGGTGAGCTTCGACGCCTAGTGGGGCAGTACACCCTGAGCGGTGAACACGTATTCGGGGGCCTGTCGGGGTCGTACATCGCGACGGAGCAGCGCACTGCTCCGGGTGCCGTGGTCGGCGCGGAGCTCGGCTATACGACGGCGCTGCCGGGGGGCTTCAGCGTGTGCCCTCGCGCGCAACTGAACTGGCATTCCGCACGCGGCGGGATGGCTGACTTCTCCACGGCGTCTCTCGGACTGGCGCTTGGTCGCGCCATTCCGATCGTTGGCGCTTTCTCAATCGTGCCGTCGCTGCAGGGTGGCATCGCCAACCGCAGCGGTGGTCCCATCGGCACGTTCAATGTCACCGCAACGACGAAGTTGCCGCCGAACAATCGCACGTTCGGAGAAATGGGCGTTGGCCTCGGATTTCGGTTCGGCGACCTGCTGACCGTGCGGCCTTCATATGCGCGACCGTTCGGCCTTGGGGCGGGCGTGAACGGCGGCTACGACGAGACGTATTCGCTATCGATCTCCGTGGGTCGGAAGCGGCGCTAG
- a CDS encoding NHLP bacteriocin export ABC transporter permease/ATPase subunit, with protein MLLSPSAPKTDRVATPDAIVARTAGNNAPVWLDDPNTTWLIVAGEVDVFAVVVRNGALDGARSFLFRASAGMIVPGVGFDSRRQITLIAVGGVDTMVAPLSSEAWQSACLMRPAYCIEQLERFVRAVGDGIGEIERQSPQLDVLLDVSSEARSDALLDSAETNTREHRIEPGMCAGVRRDVRWLSVTRGAVDVLGAPQATLASLAAPFPLAPGLWALADEEGGVVEITSVSTHTLFDRGSQTEALTSFATFTVECAARHMRRDDVERTAQLRARMAADAGASADALTAMAAVMTGNATPSDRRKGVPLLAAMDIVGSAQRLRFRAPSQGLHVVDPVASACRVAETSSVGYRRVLLERAWWTREVGPVLGFLELRQLPSTAALDSQQTVERVPVALVPNASGGYDLVNPETGTRNEVSEELARHLAAFGLVFYRGLPATALRIPDLWRFVTTGIGFDVRTLALVAALGAVLGLVLPVLSGYLFDDVIPGADRGGLATVFGALLIASISGVFFELTRSVAMLRLHTRVTHALQLAVFDRLIRLPATFFRNYSAGDLGQRAMSVYTIGEQVGNASLSALLGSVVACSSAALLLHYSVPLAMLCVGILLVNLAVSVVVSRWSMRYVREQLDTAGKLSGLLLELFHGIAKLRVAAAEPRAFARWSAVFGRQQQVSYAVGLFSLNLGAFYDVLEISTSIAMYALYAWLASQSVNHMTTGQFLAFSAAAGTFTSAGLSLSRTAVSMLDLLPTWERGKPLLETIPEVDFYRPDPGRLAGRIEVQRLTFSYSKDSPSILHGVSLEIPAGSFVALVGPSGSGKSTLLRLLLGFERAQSGSIRFDGHELSTVDVSAVRRQIGVVLQNASLTPGDILSNIVGASGRGLPDAWEAVRMAGMEEDLRAMPMGLHTLVSEGGGGLSGGQRQRLLIARALVGRPRILFFDEATSALDNRTQRMVSESVEQLLATRVVVAHRLSTIRQADRIIVLDGGRIVESGTYDELMRADKLFASMAKRQDA; from the coding sequence ATGCTGCTGTCTCCTAGCGCGCCCAAGACGGATCGGGTGGCCACGCCGGACGCCATCGTGGCTCGTACCGCCGGCAACAACGCTCCCGTCTGGCTCGACGACCCGAACACCACCTGGTTGATCGTTGCAGGCGAGGTCGATGTCTTCGCGGTGGTCGTGCGCAACGGTGCGCTCGACGGTGCCCGCTCGTTCCTCTTCCGGGCAAGCGCCGGTATGATCGTGCCCGGCGTCGGTTTTGACTCTCGACGGCAGATAACGCTGATTGCGGTCGGTGGCGTCGACACGATGGTGGCGCCATTGTCCAGCGAAGCGTGGCAGAGCGCCTGTCTGATGCGTCCGGCGTACTGTATCGAGCAACTCGAGCGGTTCGTGCGCGCGGTGGGCGACGGCATCGGGGAAATCGAACGGCAGTCGCCGCAATTGGATGTGCTGCTCGACGTGTCCTCGGAGGCGCGCAGCGATGCGTTGCTTGATTCCGCGGAAACGAACACCCGCGAGCACCGCATCGAGCCCGGCATGTGCGCTGGCGTGCGTCGCGATGTGCGATGGCTCTCAGTGACGCGGGGGGCGGTAGATGTGCTGGGAGCACCGCAAGCCACGTTGGCCTCTCTCGCGGCGCCGTTCCCGCTTGCTCCCGGTCTGTGGGCGCTCGCTGATGAGGAAGGTGGCGTCGTTGAGATAACAAGCGTTTCCACCCACACGCTGTTCGATCGCGGTAGTCAAACCGAGGCGCTCACGTCGTTCGCGACGTTTACCGTAGAATGCGCAGCACGTCATATGCGCCGCGATGACGTAGAGCGCACCGCACAGCTCCGGGCGCGCATGGCGGCTGATGCCGGAGCGAGCGCTGACGCGCTGACCGCGATGGCGGCCGTCATGACGGGCAACGCCACGCCCAGCGATCGACGCAAGGGCGTTCCCCTGCTGGCCGCGATGGACATCGTCGGTTCCGCGCAGCGTCTTCGTTTTCGCGCACCGTCACAGGGGCTGCACGTCGTTGACCCCGTCGCGAGCGCCTGTCGCGTGGCGGAGACGTCGTCGGTTGGATACCGTCGGGTCTTGTTGGAGCGGGCCTGGTGGACGCGAGAAGTCGGGCCGGTGCTCGGGTTCCTCGAGCTGCGCCAATTGCCCTCCACTGCCGCCCTGGATAGTCAGCAGACCGTCGAGCGGGTTCCTGTCGCGTTGGTGCCGAATGCGTCGGGCGGTTACGACCTCGTGAATCCCGAAACGGGCACACGTAACGAAGTCTCCGAGGAGCTTGCGCGCCATCTGGCCGCATTCGGCTTGGTATTCTACCGAGGCCTCCCAGCTACCGCGTTACGCATTCCCGATCTGTGGCGCTTCGTCACCACCGGGATCGGATTCGACGTGCGAACCCTTGCCCTGGTGGCGGCGCTGGGCGCCGTGCTCGGCCTGGTCCTGCCGGTGCTTAGCGGCTACCTGTTCGATGATGTCATTCCGGGTGCCGATCGCGGCGGACTGGCCACGGTCTTCGGCGCCTTGCTGATCGCCAGCATTTCGGGTGTGTTCTTCGAGCTCACGCGTTCCGTAGCCATGTTGCGACTACATACCCGCGTCACGCATGCGCTACAGCTCGCGGTGTTCGACCGCCTCATTCGCTTGCCTGCCACCTTCTTTCGTAATTACTCGGCGGGCGATCTCGGACAACGCGCCATGAGCGTGTACACCATTGGCGAGCAGGTGGGCAATGCATCATTGTCGGCGTTGCTGGGCAGTGTGGTGGCCTGCAGCTCCGCGGCACTCTTGCTGCACTATAGCGTGCCGCTGGCCATGCTCTGCGTTGGCATTCTGCTCGTCAATCTCGCCGTATCGGTGGTCGTCTCGCGCTGGTCGATGCGCTATGTCCGTGAACAGCTGGACACAGCGGGTAAGCTGTCGGGGCTTCTACTGGAGCTTTTTCATGGCATCGCGAAATTGCGTGTGGCCGCCGCCGAGCCTCGCGCGTTTGCACGATGGTCGGCGGTGTTCGGACGGCAACAGCAGGTATCGTACGCTGTCGGCTTGTTTTCGTTGAATCTCGGCGCGTTTTATGATGTGCTCGAGATCAGCACGAGTATCGCGATGTACGCGCTGTACGCGTGGCTCGCATCGCAGTCGGTCAATCACATGACGACGGGACAGTTCCTGGCGTTCTCCGCCGCCGCGGGAACGTTCACGTCGGCCGGGCTGTCGTTGTCACGCACGGCGGTGTCGATGCTCGACCTGCTACCCACCTGGGAGCGCGGGAAGCCGCTCCTCGAAACCATTCCCGAGGTCGACTTTTATCGTCCTGATCCCGGTAGACTGGCCGGCCGCATCGAGGTGCAACGGCTCACCTTCTCCTACAGCAAAGACAGTCCGTCGATTCTGCATGGCGTGTCCTTGGAAATTCCCGCGGGTTCCTTCGTGGCGCTCGTCGGTCCATCGGGCTCTGGAAAATCCACGTTACTTCGATTGTTGCTCGGCTTCGAAAGGGCGCAGAGTGGATCGATTCGATTTGATGGACACGAGCTCTCGACGGTCGATGTGTCCGCCGTGCGTCGCCAGATCGGCGTCGTATTGCAGAATGCATCGCTCACACCGGGCGATATCCTCAGCAATATCGTCGGGGCATCCGGGCGCGGACTACCCGACGCCTGGGAGGCGGTGCGCATGGCGGGCATGGAGGAGGACCTCCGTGCTATGCCGATGGGATTACACACGTTGGTGTCGGAGGGCGGCGGCGGACTCTCCGGCGGTCAACGACAGCGTCTGCTGATCGCACGGGCATTGGTTGGACGTCCGCGGATTCTCTTTTTCGACGAGGCCACCAGTGCGCTCGACAACCGAACGCAGCGTATGGTGAGCGAAAGTGTCGAGCAGTTGCTCGCCACGCGAGTGGTGGTGGCGCATCGCTTGAGCACCATTCGCCAGGCCGATCGGATCATCGTGCTCGACGGCGGACGCATCGTGGAAAGTGGAACATACGACGAGTTGATGCGGGCAGATAAGCTGTTCGCGTCGATGGCCAAGCGGCAAGACGCATGA
- a CDS encoding TolC family protein, translated as MKRAWPAFSFTVATLLSADTTLPAQSSRDTVRIPTMSQSLDMLIARLPGRPVSLSELIGVGLQEGFAAQLAAATRRRADGSVMYESRALDPQVRLQSDVAGASRTGTITTVSGRETTVGIDGSLPWGTLLSADYGRTGTAAALGAGGGGAEARTPARLSLAFSQPVLDGFNQRTLPWRAAQLERVAAGQQYSRVREEIATDLEVRYWQLAEAQAIEVVYGRSLEIAREILARNTELASRDLVARVDVLTVRSGVALRESFFTQARQARYERSDALLFAAYGAKAADIAQADTLPVVAEDNAEMSGTRFESVDDLAEAMVNRTDLRAARSIRDASRVRASQARNTLLPSLSLAGGYTSQRGNGYSGGGTPVVVGTSNSSWRLGVSVAAPLLNRGDRGLSLLAKTQLDIEDIRVRAQEALVTREVRRAARSMALGMRRWQSASAAADLAWEQLVAERRRLELGLGDSFRLLQTEENAVQAQLEAVRARYEVLRARAEYRLAIGDAIIAGR; from the coding sequence ATGAAGCGCGCGTGGCCTGCGTTTTCGTTTACGGTGGCGACGCTGCTCAGCGCCGACACCACGCTGCCGGCGCAATCGAGTCGCGATACCGTTCGCATACCGACCATGTCGCAGTCGCTCGATATGCTCATCGCCAGGCTCCCCGGCCGGCCGGTCTCCCTATCCGAGCTGATCGGCGTCGGTCTCCAAGAAGGATTCGCGGCCCAGCTCGCGGCGGCGACCAGGCGTCGCGCCGATGGCAGCGTGATGTATGAGTCGCGCGCGCTTGATCCGCAAGTGCGGCTGCAGTCCGATGTCGCCGGTGCATCGCGGACTGGCACGATCACCACGGTATCCGGTCGCGAGACAACGGTGGGCATCGATGGTTCGCTGCCCTGGGGCACGCTGTTGTCGGCCGATTATGGCCGAACAGGAACGGCCGCCGCTCTGGGAGCGGGTGGTGGCGGCGCGGAGGCTCGGACACCCGCGCGCCTGTCGCTTGCGTTCTCGCAGCCTGTGTTGGACGGGTTCAATCAGCGCACGCTGCCGTGGCGCGCCGCGCAACTCGAACGCGTCGCTGCTGGGCAGCAGTATTCGCGTGTGCGGGAAGAGATCGCGACCGACCTCGAGGTGCGGTACTGGCAGTTGGCGGAGGCGCAGGCGATCGAAGTGGTGTACGGCCGCTCGCTCGAGATCGCACGGGAGATTCTTGCACGGAATACCGAGTTGGCGTCGCGCGATCTGGTGGCACGTGTCGACGTGCTCACGGTGCGGAGTGGCGTGGCGTTGCGCGAGTCGTTCTTCACGCAGGCGCGGCAGGCACGGTACGAGCGGTCTGATGCCCTGCTCTTCGCCGCCTACGGGGCCAAGGCCGCGGACATCGCGCAGGCGGATACCCTTCCTGTGGTCGCGGAGGACAACGCGGAGATGTCTGGCACGCGGTTCGAATCCGTTGATGACCTTGCCGAGGCAATGGTCAATCGAACCGATCTTCGGGCAGCGAGATCCATCCGCGACGCGTCACGCGTGCGGGCCTCGCAGGCTCGCAATACGCTACTCCCCTCGCTCTCTCTCGCCGGTGGCTACACATCGCAGCGTGGCAACGGATACAGCGGCGGTGGCACACCGGTTGTGGTGGGCACGTCGAACAGCTCCTGGCGCCTCGGGGTGTCGGTGGCCGCGCCGTTGTTGAACCGCGGCGATCGCGGACTGTCGCTGCTCGCCAAAACGCAGCTGGACATCGAGGACATCCGCGTGCGTGCCCAAGAAGCGCTGGTCACGCGAGAGGTGCGTCGCGCCGCTCGCTCCATGGCCCTGGGCATGCGGCGCTGGCAAAGTGCCTCCGCGGCCGCCGACTTGGCATGGGAGCAACTCGTCGCGGAGCGGCGCCGCCTCGAGCTGGGACTCGGCGACTCCTTTCGCCTGCTGCAAACCGAGGAGAATGCGGTGCAGGCGCAATTAGAAGCGGTGCGCGCACGGTATGAGGTGTTACGGGCTCGGGCTGAATATCGCTTGGCCATAGGCGACGCAATCATCGCCGGACGATAG
- a CDS encoding hybrid sensor histidine kinase/response regulator transcription factor translates to MCALACGTSLSAPLFSVGAQSRAAFSGYEVVHESWSVVDGLPVNSINQLVQSRDGYIWAATFDGLVRFDGVKFTVFNSANSPGLPSDRIVWMQEGVNGTLWLVTEQRHLVRWRRGQFTVVGAAGRLPADFLPLLTEGDGATWVGTTIGLARVVGDSLVPVLHDEIRGAVNALLRTRDGVLVVGMAQGGIVRFHTPSVGQIERRYEPMDSTVSRLTLQSLFEESSGTLWIGAAEGIYSNRDGWKVIPSTLNTSFGWIGRIVANPAGRGAIFYGRRRYGPGLSVAEANNPRSVVISDGTHLEPLAKGKAVTQHPTVWSTGSTLWHGEGSTVYRNREPIYSLSSTSKANSSSFEITTGLTDREGSVWLGTFAGGLHRLKPTLVHTISEPEGLADRNVYPTYVDRAGAVWVGSWERGFARIDPVSGQIEPLSAANGLPPVARSVLETRDSTLWISVGGYPSALYRCSRAKITQCVMEAASGDTVLEVSALYEDSDSRLWVGARSGLFRRDNGRLRRLDVNGPGKLSPSVRAFAATPDGAIWMGTNGDGLLRYREGVFTSITTVNGLPSDLIRSLYVDRDGWLWVGTEGRGLARINPRGWDSRQNDPERRRIAVISTREGLFDNVIHQILEDDAGRLWMNTNRGIFWITRSEALDLANGRAARVHSTGYTERDGMRNREGNGGSQPAGAKGLDGRLWFPTQDGVVVVDPHNVAPDTVPPPLVIEQVVAGDSVLLPLAGGVRLSPIQRDIRIDFTALTFLEPRNVRFRHRLEGYDDAWVDSDTRRSAFYTKLPPGRYTFRVQTTATGTDWYEPGVVLTITVVPRIYETTWFKLIAAAALFAISAVAVQRRIRDASRKAEALERVVAERTLTLRDRERQLESQNVQLEEQAGTLRDLDRARSRFFANVSHELRTPLTLMIAPLDRLRTQLPTEDQRGVWLDLAQRNARRLLELVNQILDVAKLEAGAMRLSPRQVELSGLLRGTIESFRLSAEKKALQIHLEGPVTCNVTLDSDAFEKIVTNLLSNAVKFTPPNGHITLRLQREPDRLLLAVANTGPVVPPDKLALVFERFYQVDESNTTIQPGTGIGLSLVKELVELQRGTVHAVSTADATTFSVALPLGIADHGAPAAEALSAGATEEVADPVIRRDDPASDIPTLLIVDDSEDMRTFIRLNFESRFRVLEAGDGMEGLSMARALLPDVIVSDVMMPRLDGRGLVQQLRESEETDYLAIILLTAQAEDEQRLAGLETGADDYLVKPFEMRELDVRVRNLIAARRRLRVRYHEPSAGLTSESGTSVSDQLGVPLDLPLREPETDGEDPIGLTPEDAQYRDKVLAAIMVGLGEADFGVAELADAVFQDRSHLFRRVRQVTGVSPSELLRRLRANEGARLLRETSGSVADVAFSVGFRSVSHFYRCFQEYYKVTPAEYRSQHRA, encoded by the coding sequence ATGTGCGCACTCGCGTGCGGCACGAGCCTCAGTGCGCCGCTGTTCAGCGTCGGGGCGCAATCCCGTGCCGCGTTCAGCGGCTATGAAGTCGTGCACGAATCATGGAGCGTGGTTGACGGCCTTCCCGTCAACTCCATCAATCAGCTGGTGCAATCGCGCGACGGGTACATCTGGGCGGCTACGTTTGACGGACTGGTGCGATTCGACGGTGTGAAGTTCACGGTCTTTAATAGCGCGAACAGTCCGGGCTTGCCGAGCGACCGCATCGTATGGATGCAGGAAGGTGTAAACGGCACGTTGTGGCTGGTCACAGAGCAGCGACATTTGGTGCGTTGGCGCCGCGGGCAATTTACGGTGGTCGGGGCCGCCGGGCGCCTTCCGGCCGACTTTCTGCCGCTACTGACCGAAGGCGATGGCGCAACATGGGTTGGCACGACAATCGGGCTGGCACGCGTCGTTGGCGATTCACTGGTGCCAGTGTTGCACGATGAGATTCGTGGTGCCGTGAATGCCCTACTGCGAACACGCGATGGGGTGCTGGTGGTCGGCATGGCACAAGGCGGGATTGTTCGATTCCACACGCCGAGCGTTGGACAAATCGAACGACGATATGAGCCGATGGATAGCACCGTGTCGCGCCTCACGTTGCAGTCGCTGTTCGAAGAGTCATCTGGCACGTTGTGGATTGGCGCCGCTGAGGGGATCTACTCAAATCGCGACGGCTGGAAGGTGATTCCGTCCACGCTCAACACCTCGTTCGGTTGGATCGGCCGTATCGTCGCCAATCCCGCTGGCCGCGGGGCCATTTTTTACGGACGCCGAAGGTATGGCCCGGGCCTCAGCGTCGCGGAGGCCAACAACCCTCGCTCGGTGGTGATCTCTGACGGCACACACCTGGAGCCGTTGGCAAAAGGAAAGGCGGTGACGCAGCACCCCACGGTGTGGAGCACTGGTTCGACACTGTGGCACGGCGAAGGCTCGACCGTCTACCGCAATCGTGAGCCGATTTACAGCCTCAGTTCAACAAGTAAAGCAAACTCTTCATCATTTGAGATAACAACCGGGCTGACCGACCGTGAAGGAAGCGTCTGGCTTGGCACCTTTGCGGGTGGACTTCATCGGCTGAAGCCAACGCTGGTCCACACCATCAGCGAACCGGAAGGGCTCGCGGATCGCAACGTGTACCCAACCTACGTCGATCGAGCCGGCGCCGTCTGGGTTGGCTCGTGGGAACGGGGGTTTGCACGCATCGATCCGGTATCCGGTCAGATCGAGCCGCTCAGCGCAGCAAATGGTCTGCCGCCCGTCGCGCGTTCTGTCCTGGAGACGCGCGACAGCACGCTCTGGATCAGCGTTGGTGGTTATCCAAGCGCCTTGTATCGCTGTTCACGCGCCAAGATCACGCAATGCGTAATGGAAGCAGCGAGCGGCGACACCGTGTTGGAAGTTTCGGCGCTATACGAGGATTCCGACTCTCGGTTATGGGTCGGCGCGCGGAGTGGACTGTTCCGCCGCGATAATGGGCGGCTCCGTCGCCTCGACGTGAATGGACCGGGCAAACTTTCGCCATCGGTGCGTGCGTTCGCTGCGACTCCCGACGGTGCCATATGGATGGGCACGAACGGGGACGGTCTGCTTCGCTATCGCGAGGGCGTGTTTACGAGCATCACCACGGTTAACGGCCTTCCCAGTGACTTGATCCGCTCGCTGTACGTCGACCGCGACGGCTGGCTCTGGGTTGGTACGGAAGGTCGCGGATTGGCACGGATCAATCCGCGCGGTTGGGACTCGCGACAGAACGACCCGGAACGAAGACGCATCGCGGTGATCTCCACCCGTGAAGGACTCTTCGACAATGTCATCCATCAGATACTTGAGGACGACGCCGGGCGCCTCTGGATGAACACCAATCGCGGCATCTTCTGGATTACGCGATCCGAAGCACTCGACTTGGCAAACGGTCGCGCAGCACGCGTGCACTCCACTGGGTACACGGAACGCGATGGGATGCGCAATCGCGAAGGAAACGGCGGTTCGCAGCCGGCTGGCGCGAAGGGGCTTGACGGGCGCTTGTGGTTCCCTACGCAGGATGGTGTGGTCGTTGTCGACCCACACAACGTGGCGCCGGACACTGTGCCGCCGCCGCTCGTCATCGAACAGGTCGTGGCTGGTGACTCGGTGTTGTTGCCGTTGGCCGGCGGTGTTCGACTGTCCCCAATACAGCGCGATATCCGTATCGATTTCACCGCGCTGACGTTTCTGGAGCCTCGCAACGTGCGTTTCCGTCATCGCCTGGAAGGCTACGACGACGCGTGGGTAGATAGTGATACCCGACGCAGCGCCTTCTACACCAAGCTTCCGCCGGGCCGGTACACGTTTCGCGTACAAACCACAGCCACCGGGACCGATTGGTACGAGCCCGGCGTGGTACTGACGATTACCGTCGTTCCAAGGATCTACGAAACGACGTGGTTCAAACTGATCGCAGCCGCGGCGCTGTTTGCCATTTCTGCCGTGGCCGTGCAGCGACGCATTCGTGATGCGAGTCGGAAGGCCGAGGCGCTCGAGCGGGTGGTGGCTGAACGCACGCTGACACTCCGTGACCGCGAGCGGCAGCTAGAATCGCAAAACGTACAGCTTGAAGAGCAAGCCGGTACCCTGCGCGATCTTGATCGAGCCCGCAGCCGCTTCTTTGCCAACGTGTCGCACGAGTTGCGGACGCCACTCACGCTCATGATTGCACCGCTCGATCGCCTGCGCACGCAGCTGCCCACCGAAGACCAGCGCGGCGTCTGGCTGGACCTGGCGCAGCGCAACGCCCGTCGACTGTTGGAGCTGGTCAACCAAATCCTCGATGTGGCGAAGCTCGAAGCAGGGGCCATGCGGCTCTCTCCGCGACAGGTTGAGCTGAGCGGGCTGTTACGCGGCACCATCGAAAGCTTCCGATTGTCTGCCGAGAAAAAGGCACTGCAAATTCATCTCGAGGGTCCGGTCACCTGCAACGTCACCCTCGACAGCGACGCGTTTGAAAAGATTGTCACCAATTTGCTGTCCAATGCCGTGAAGTTCACGCCGCCCAACGGACACATCACACTCCGCTTGCAGCGTGAACCAGACCGGTTGCTGCTTGCCGTCGCCAACACCGGGCCGGTCGTTCCGCCTGACAAGTTGGCCCTGGTCTTTGAGCGATTCTATCAGGTTGATGAGTCCAACACGACGATCCAACCGGGCACGGGCATCGGACTCTCGCTGGTGAAAGAGCTGGTGGAGCTACAACGCGGTACGGTGCATGCCGTCAGCACCGCCGACGCCACCACGTTCAGCGTCGCGCTTCCACTTGGCATCGCCGATCACGGTGCCCCAGCGGCCGAAGCATTGTCGGCGGGGGCCACGGAGGAGGTGGCCGACCCAGTCATCCGACGGGACGATCCGGCGTCGGATATCCCGACGCTGCTCATCGTGGACGACAGCGAAGACATGCGCACGTTCATCCGTCTCAACTTCGAGAGCCGGTTTCGCGTGCTGGAGGCAGGGGACGGCATGGAGGGGCTTTCCATGGCCCGCGCGCTGCTACCGGATGTGATCGTTTCCGATGTCATGATGCCTCGGCTCGATGGTCGCGGACTCGTGCAGCAGCTTCGCGAGAGCGAGGAGACCGATTACCTCGCGATCATTCTGCTCACTGCGCAGGCGGAAGACGAACAGCGGCTTGCCGGGCTCGAGACTGGCGCCGACGATTATCTCGTGAAACCGTTCGAGATGCGTGAGCTGGACGTGCGCGTCCGTAATCTGATCGCGGCTAGACGTCGGTTACGCGTGCGCTATCACGAGCCGTCGGCGGGTCTGACCAGCGAGAGCGGGACGTCTGTCTCTGATCAGCTCGGTGTGCCACTCGACCTGCCGCTTCGCGAGCCGGAGACGGACGGGGAGGATCCGATTGGCCTGACACCCGAGGACGCGCAGTATCGCGACAAGGTGCTCGCGGCCATCATGGTCGGACTCGGCGAGGCGGACTTTGGCGTCGCCGAGCTCGCCGATGCGGTGTTTCAAGACCGCTCGCACCTCTTCCGCCGGGTACGCCAAGTGACCGGCGTCTCCCCGTCCGAGCTGCTCCGACGCCTGCGCGCCAACGAAGGGGCTCGCCTGCTGCGCGAGACATCCGGCTCGGTGGCCGACGTGGCGTTCTCGGTGGGCTTCCGAAGCGTTTCGCACTTTTATCGGTGCTTTCAGGAATACTACAAGGTCACGCCCGCCGAGTACCGGAGTCAGCATCGCGCGTGA